A region of Desulfolithobacter dissulfuricans DNA encodes the following proteins:
- a CDS encoding NifB/NifX family molybdenum-iron cluster-binding protein — MKKIAVTSEDPTLDDQVDPRFGRAGGFLVMDLETMEARYIDNGASQTMSQGAGIQTAENVAKAGAEVVLSGYVGPKAFQALATAGIKVGQDCDNMTVREAIEKFQKGEIPFADKPNR, encoded by the coding sequence GTGAAAAAGATAGCCGTAACCAGTGAAGACCCTACCCTTGACGACCAGGTTGATCCCCGGTTTGGCCGCGCCGGGGGATTTCTCGTTATGGACCTGGAAACCATGGAGGCCCGGTACATTGACAACGGCGCAAGCCAGACCATGAGTCAGGGTGCTGGCATCCAGACCGCTGAAAACGTGGCCAAAGCTGGTGCAGAAGTTGTGCTCAGCGGCTATGTCGGCCCCAAGGCCTTCCAGGCCCTTGCGACAGCGGGCATCAAGGTGGGGCAGGATTGCGACAACATGACCGTACGCGAGGCGATCGAGAAATTTCAAAAAGGGGAAATTCCCTTTGCAGACAAACCGAACCGGTAG
- a CDS encoding DUF134 domain-containing protein has protein sequence MPRPKKCRLVARMPRVRYFKPRGIPLRELTEVYLPIEGVEALRLADTEGLDLNTAARQMNVSPHTFGRILAEASRVVSQAITEGMAIRIEGGNFMMKCEPDIQADTRKTNLYLYTREKIQ, from the coding sequence ATGCCACGCCCTAAAAAATGCCGACTGGTGGCCCGGATGCCAAGGGTCCGTTATTTCAAACCGCGCGGTATCCCGCTCAGGGAGCTGACCGAGGTCTATCTGCCCATTGAAGGGGTAGAAGCCCTGCGCCTGGCCGACACGGAAGGACTGGATCTCAATACCGCTGCCCGCCAGATGAATGTGTCCCCTCACACCTTTGGCCGGATCCTGGCAGAGGCCAGCCGGGTTGTTTCGCAGGCGATTACCGAAGGCATGGCCATTCGTATCGAGGGCGGTAATTTCATGATGAAATGCGAGCCTGATATCCAGGCCGATACCAGAAAAACAAACCTATATCTGTACACACGGGAGAAAATACAGTGA
- a CDS encoding DUF134 domain-containing protein: MIRPRKHRRIRHMPVSTFYKPRGVALHSLKGVTLPLEGFEALRLVDAEGVSREEAARMMDVSTPTLCRILAEARSIVARALANGWAIRIEGGNYHLVGSENDDFCGHGRQRCGKQKRHG; encoded by the coding sequence ATGATTCGACCGAGAAAACATCGCCGTATCCGGCACATGCCGGTATCCACATTCTACAAACCCAGGGGCGTTGCCCTGCACAGTTTAAAGGGAGTTACGCTTCCGCTGGAAGGATTTGAGGCATTGCGGCTGGTTGACGCCGAAGGCGTAAGCCGCGAGGAAGCAGCGCGGATGATGGACGTCTCCACACCAACGCTGTGCCGAATCCTCGCCGAAGCAAGAAGCATTGTGGCAAGGGCGCTGGCAAACGGCTGGGCGATCCGCATTGAAGGAGGCAACTATCATCTTGTTGGCTCTGAAAATGACGACTTCTGCGGCCATGGCAGGCAGAGATGCGGGAAACAGAAACGACACGGATAA